From a single Miltoncostaea oceani genomic region:
- a CDS encoding LAGLIDADG family homing endonuclease has product MSAHEPKTPPGAVSGLVGRRGPVRDVEAQDAAPLLDTTENAPQRLIDPNLLTDELDEADLEGAPAAAAQSTRSRPSSAPPATQATAVPPPAPAAPSPPRPSTPPAAPAPPVSSGEPGGSELRRRRSRSAPPGSDAQAPAPPPAPVPPSPVPPAGDPWSEVGDQFDSVTGAREAITPEDEGDLGWALGDEEEAQTAEVPDEISVSGVFDDESWIDAPPDLAYPARADAAEADLPARSAAQPPARDHEEYFPEEAGRESDPPGFALSDYLARLAADEDEDPISGAPPIISTEQPSPRKRRGEAVDARPPAPPAGRDISPPREDAGPWAGQDLSEPEPVDGPGYPRDDSAASEGEEPAAKKSRRPGKGARAAALRRVRASRRGAQPTADVDASDFWDDTPGGPAPQPDGPEEQSMGVEGLRGLGGPPGDGAQESKLAVSASRGVFGGHPALSLISPNLTPHEDELNDALTAFSLLDPGMVGFIRVDFRAYPEFKGISRAYVQALRTGQNPEPQKSGGRLVFGSLIWVLKTLKYYANQDGSRGMPPPRAPWMRAPVVVLSAKDMTDETRQAIRDAERKSQAVSHYETMLSIGVVGPSSERAELERIRLSVESGFDVYSTPHQRLVWAERNGLDALIGFMPPDQERLLVLAADELAELARVPDALTRPQGVIIDRARIKPLPPTNPVVIKNPLDPDGGKIPLGVVNRGTDDEKVIGMRNSELDQHLFMAGRTGTGKSVAIDTMCPTRDGYKQMGDIEVGDFVFDEKGQQCRVTHAWPIRYDRPCYEIVFNDGTTIVADEDHNWLTETWAARKSASEAKGRDTRSAAPAPAWLAAVEALDPEGPPMTKAEVDALGVTKSAIHQMKYAGTLTPCGKTDVVLTRVYDGVEKISTRKADVYSRPELIAALRERALGPGRDQSHKRERASVKTTKEIIETLNATYDGRPNHSIDLAGAADYPEADLPIGSYTLGAFLGDGTSLCSTMTSMDPEVRENIAAEGHLTSDRAPSGGGCPQFGILGIRPALRALSLDTTGSKHIPDIYKFSSIEQRWALLEGLMDTDGSADKRGVLEYYSTKKRLAEDVLELVASLGLLGRIRSKRAMLNGQDYGETYTVSFSSPRPVFRIPRKRERQSTVGRITNRLIVDVRPVPSVPVRCIAVDSPSHLFLIGRSYVPTHNSVAMQWLVHGAIKANYPVVVVDPHGALGDDIVRNTILYAPERLEDLVIVDFSDEMWPVALNPLDITHKDQVEPTVGSVKEMLARQMSLSGDSAPRAVNFATQALSVMTEANLYTSDPDTKLTLLHVPRFFADSEFRQLLMNFCSNPSTRESFDPEQGLFEQLSDKQRIEYSAPIIRAFQPLSNSRSFANVFASGQNRLDFNRLVGEGKIIILKLSHFGGQGELASFVGSLSIPYLLQGMNSWGRTKDPDTGEYRGRGLRLFIDEAPTVCGPNSSAVTILAQARKWDLGLIAACQFPRQLDRSVEEEFYANTASKICLALDPQGVGGMARSLAGDSGLITSNDVVALPNYAAYQNILLSSEDGSKYTSGVFAVQTLPPMDVVAGRTEPFGEKEKKILEQVRERSRALICNPRDVIEAKRNRDVEDIRSALVQALADRAGDLPGAQRAAEPQKITALDLDDDDMIGGSDWLSELS; this is encoded by the coding sequence ATGTCAGCGCACGAGCCGAAGACGCCCCCCGGCGCGGTGAGCGGCCTGGTCGGGCGTCGCGGTCCGGTGCGCGACGTCGAGGCCCAGGACGCCGCGCCGCTCCTCGACACGACCGAGAACGCCCCGCAGCGGCTGATCGACCCGAACCTCCTCACCGACGAGCTCGATGAGGCAGACCTCGAGGGTGCCCCGGCAGCGGCGGCGCAGTCCACCCGATCGCGTCCGAGCTCGGCACCGCCCGCGACCCAGGCCACCGCCGTCCCGCCTCCGGCCCCGGCCGCCCCTTCGCCGCCGCGGCCCTCCACGCCCCCTGCCGCGCCCGCACCCCCCGTCAGCTCCGGCGAGCCGGGCGGCAGCGAGCTGCGCCGGCGTCGTTCGCGCTCGGCACCGCCGGGGTCGGACGCCCAGGCGCCCGCACCTCCCCCCGCTCCCGTTCCGCCCAGTCCTGTTCCGCCGGCGGGTGATCCCTGGAGCGAGGTCGGCGACCAGTTCGACAGCGTCACCGGCGCCCGTGAGGCGATCACGCCCGAGGACGAGGGCGATCTCGGCTGGGCGCTCGGCGACGAGGAGGAGGCCCAGACCGCAGAGGTCCCGGACGAGATCTCGGTGTCCGGCGTCTTCGACGACGAGTCATGGATCGACGCGCCGCCCGACCTCGCCTACCCGGCGCGGGCAGACGCAGCAGAGGCGGATCTTCCGGCGCGCAGTGCCGCGCAGCCGCCCGCGCGCGATCACGAGGAGTACTTCCCGGAGGAGGCCGGCCGCGAGTCGGATCCCCCGGGGTTCGCCCTCAGCGACTACCTCGCCCGCCTCGCCGCGGATGAGGACGAGGACCCCATCTCCGGGGCGCCTCCGATCATCAGCACCGAGCAGCCCTCGCCCCGCAAGCGTCGTGGAGAGGCCGTGGACGCACGGCCGCCCGCGCCGCCCGCCGGACGGGACATCTCCCCGCCGAGGGAGGACGCTGGCCCCTGGGCCGGGCAGGACCTCTCCGAGCCCGAGCCCGTCGACGGCCCCGGCTACCCCAGGGACGACTCCGCCGCCTCCGAGGGCGAGGAGCCGGCCGCCAAGAAGAGCCGCCGCCCGGGCAAGGGCGCCCGGGCCGCCGCCCTGCGCCGGGTCCGCGCGTCACGCCGCGGCGCCCAGCCGACGGCCGACGTCGACGCGTCCGACTTCTGGGACGACACGCCCGGTGGTCCCGCCCCGCAGCCCGACGGGCCTGAAGAGCAGAGCATGGGCGTCGAGGGGCTCCGGGGTCTCGGCGGCCCTCCGGGCGACGGTGCCCAGGAGTCGAAGCTGGCGGTCTCCGCCTCACGGGGCGTGTTCGGCGGGCACCCCGCTCTCAGCCTGATCAGTCCGAACCTCACGCCCCACGAGGACGAGCTCAACGACGCGCTGACCGCCTTCAGCCTTCTCGATCCGGGGATGGTCGGCTTCATCCGCGTGGACTTCCGGGCCTACCCGGAGTTCAAGGGCATCTCGCGGGCCTACGTCCAGGCGCTTCGCACCGGGCAGAACCCCGAGCCCCAGAAGAGCGGCGGCCGTCTGGTCTTCGGCTCGCTGATCTGGGTCCTGAAGACGCTCAAGTACTACGCCAACCAGGACGGCTCCCGGGGCATGCCGCCCCCGCGCGCCCCTTGGATGCGCGCCCCGGTGGTCGTCCTGTCAGCGAAGGACATGACCGATGAGACGCGCCAGGCGATCCGCGACGCCGAGCGCAAGTCGCAGGCGGTCTCCCACTACGAGACGATGCTCAGCATCGGCGTGGTCGGCCCCTCGAGTGAGAGGGCTGAGCTCGAGCGGATCCGGCTGAGCGTCGAGAGCGGCTTCGACGTCTACTCGACGCCGCACCAGCGTCTGGTCTGGGCGGAGCGCAACGGCCTCGACGCCCTGATCGGCTTCATGCCTCCCGACCAGGAGCGCCTGCTGGTGCTCGCCGCGGACGAGCTCGCCGAGCTCGCGCGGGTCCCCGACGCACTGACACGTCCCCAGGGCGTGATCATCGATCGCGCGCGGATCAAGCCCCTGCCGCCGACCAACCCGGTGGTCATCAAGAACCCCCTCGATCCCGACGGCGGGAAGATCCCGCTGGGCGTCGTCAACCGCGGCACGGACGACGAAAAGGTCATCGGAATGCGCAATTCCGAGCTCGACCAGCACCTGTTCATGGCGGGCAGAACGGGGACGGGCAAAAGTGTGGCAATTGATACAATGTGCCCGACGCGAGATGGATACAAGCAGATGGGAGACATCGAGGTCGGAGATTTCGTCTTCGATGAGAAGGGCCAGCAGTGCCGTGTCACCCACGCCTGGCCGATCAGGTATGACCGCCCGTGCTACGAGATCGTCTTCAACGACGGCACCACTATCGTCGCCGACGAGGACCACAACTGGCTGACCGAGACATGGGCGGCACGTAAGTCGGCCTCAGAGGCGAAAGGCCGGGACACGAGGTCCGCCGCCCCGGCGCCGGCCTGGCTCGCGGCGGTCGAAGCCCTCGACCCCGAGGGACCCCCGATGACCAAGGCCGAGGTCGACGCCCTCGGGGTAACGAAGAGCGCCATCCACCAGATGAAGTACGCCGGCACGCTGACACCGTGCGGGAAGACCGACGTCGTCCTGACCCGCGTCTATGACGGGGTTGAGAAGATCTCCACGCGCAAGGCGGACGTCTACAGCCGCCCTGAGCTCATCGCCGCGCTCCGCGAGCGCGCCCTCGGCCCCGGCCGGGATCAGTCCCACAAGCGCGAGCGGGCCAGCGTCAAGACGACCAAGGAGATCATCGAGACCCTGAACGCGACCTACGACGGCCGCCCCAACCACTCGATCGACCTCGCCGGCGCCGCGGACTACCCCGAGGCAGACTTGCCGATCGGGAGCTACACCCTCGGTGCCTTCCTCGGAGACGGGACGTCGCTTTGTTCGACCATGACGAGCATGGACCCCGAGGTCAGGGAGAACATCGCGGCAGAGGGACACCTCACGTCGGATCGCGCGCCGTCCGGAGGAGGCTGCCCCCAGTTCGGCATCCTCGGCATCCGGCCGGCGCTCCGCGCACTCTCGCTGGACACGACCGGCTCCAAGCACATCCCGGACATCTACAAGTTCTCGAGCATCGAGCAGCGTTGGGCACTTCTCGAGGGCCTGATGGACACCGACGGCTCGGCGGACAAGCGCGGGGTGCTTGAGTACTACTCGACCAAGAAGCGCCTGGCCGAGGACGTCCTCGAGCTCGTCGCCTCCCTCGGCCTGCTCGGTCGCATCCGCTCCAAGCGGGCCATGCTGAACGGCCAGGACTATGGCGAGACCTACACGGTCTCGTTCTCGTCCCCGCGCCCGGTCTTCCGGATCCCGCGTAAGCGTGAGCGCCAGAGCACCGTCGGCCGGATCACCAACCGGCTGATCGTGGACGTGCGCCCTGTGCCCTCGGTCCCTGTCCGCTGCATCGCGGTGGACTCCCCGAGCCACCTGTTCCTGATCGGCCGCTCGTATGTCCCCACCCACAACTCGGTGGCGATGCAGTGGCTCGTCCACGGGGCGATCAAGGCCAACTACCCCGTGGTCGTGGTGGACCCCCACGGCGCCCTCGGTGACGACATCGTCCGCAACACGATCCTCTACGCCCCGGAACGCCTCGAGGACCTGGTGATCGTCGACTTCAGCGACGAGATGTGGCCGGTCGCCCTGAACCCGCTCGACATCACGCACAAGGACCAGGTGGAGCCGACCGTGGGGTCGGTGAAGGAGATGCTGGCCCGGCAGATGTCCCTCTCCGGGGACTCGGCGCCTCGAGCGGTGAACTTCGCGACCCAGGCCCTCTCGGTGATGACCGAGGCGAACCTCTACACGAGCGACCCGGACACCAAGCTGACGCTCCTCCATGTCCCCCGGTTCTTCGCTGACTCCGAGTTCCGCCAGCTCCTGATGAACTTCTGCTCGAACCCCTCGACACGGGAGTCCTTCGACCCAGAGCAGGGGCTCTTCGAGCAGCTCTCGGACAAGCAGCGGATCGAGTACTCGGCGCCGATCATCCGCGCCTTCCAGCCCCTCTCGAACTCACGCTCGTTCGCCAACGTGTTCGCCTCGGGTCAGAACCGCCTCGACTTCAACCGCCTCGTCGGCGAGGGGAAGATTATCATCCTCAAGCTGTCGCACTTCGGCGGCCAGGGTGAGCTCGCGAGCTTCGTCGGCTCGCTCTCGATCCCCTACCTCCTGCAGGGCATGAACAGCTGGGGTCGCACAAAGGACCCGGACACCGGTGAGTACCGCGGCCGGGGGTTGCGCCTGTTCATCGATGAGGCGCCGACGGTCTGTGGCCCGAACTCCTCGGCGGTCACGATCCTCGCCCAGGCCCGTAAGTGGGACCTCGGACTGATCGCCGCGTGCCAGTTCCCCCGTCAGCTGGACCGCTCGGTCGAGGAGGAGTTCTACGCCAACACGGCCTCGAAGATCTGCCTCGCGCTCGACCCGCAGGGTGTCGGCGGCATGGCCCGCTCGCTCGCCGGCGACTCGGGGCTGATCACCTCCAACGACGTGGTCGCCCTCCCCAACTACGCCGCCTACCAGAACATCCTCCTGTCCTCCGAGGACGGCTCCAAGTACACCTCCGGCGTCTTCGCGGTCCAGACCCTCCCCCCGATGGACGTGGTGGCCGGCCGCACCGAGCCGTTCGGCGAGAAGGAGAAGAAGATCCTCGAGCAGGTGCGCGAGCGGTCGCGCGCGCTCATCTGCAACCCCCGCGATGTGATCGAGGCCAAGCGCAACCGCGACGTCGAGGACATCCGGAGCGCCCTCGTCCAGGCGCTCGCCGACCGCGCCGGCGATCTCCCCGGTGCCCAACGAGCGGCGGAGCCCCAGAAGATCACGGCGCTCGACCTGGACGACGACGACATGATCGGCGGCAGTGACTGGTTGTCGGAGCTCAGCTGA
- a CDS encoding pilin, which translates to MSTRNLNAQVGLQLRLLDRLADSDSGVSNSSTRRRLTLASAGGAGALLLAPALAAAQAPAAPGGATGGCSAGGASTDGLTKLIQQGANFLIIIGGAFAVLMFAIGGFMIMGLGGTRKSKKGMDIVKNALIGLAIMVAGLFVREVLVKFIAGATGAGKNSADCLNNDVFGNPNRP; encoded by the coding sequence ATGTCCACTCGCAACCTCAACGCTCAGGTCGGCCTGCAGCTGCGGTTGCTCGATCGCCTGGCCGACTCGGACAGCGGTGTGAGCAACTCCTCGACACGCCGCCGCCTCACCCTTGCCAGCGCCGGTGGTGCCGGCGCGCTCCTGCTCGCCCCCGCCCTCGCCGCCGCTCAGGCGCCGGCCGCTCCGGGCGGCGCCACCGGCGGCTGTAGCGCCGGTGGCGCGAGCACCGACGGCCTCACCAAGCTGATCCAGCAGGGCGCCAACTTCCTGATCATCATCGGCGGCGCCTTCGCGGTGCTGATGTTCGCCATCGGCGGCTTCATGATCATGGGCCTCGGCGGCACCCGCAAGTCGAAGAAGGGCATGGACATCGTGAAGAACGCCCTGATCGGTCTCGCCATCATGGTCGCCGGCCTCTTCGTCCGCGAGGTGCTCGTGAAGTTCATCGCCGGCGCCACGGGCGCGGGCAAGAACTCCGCGGACTGCCTGAACAACGACGTCTTCGGCAACCCGAACCGCCCCTAG
- a CDS encoding lysylphosphatidylglycerol synthase domain-containing protein, whose amino-acid sequence MPSPLPRLGRPWPRPVRYLLALLGGAGLVALALGLGWIDFSSAARTARQMAGLDPWFAAGVVLLFTCAGALRGLVFWLVLRSSGSGIRLRRVLLAQGVGSTAGAGLPGPVTDSLRVFLIRDEHTPIPQIVGALGLQKVLEALCGFFFIGALAPMLPLPSGLAHLSWFPVVLLGAGLLAALVARRGWSPAPRSGRIALRLRRVATELMTGAHALRSARTVVGLCLIELMAIFLNVLGLWLLLNAFWSTGPALALCVFLLVKVSSLVPTIGGLGTREAALIPVISSVLAAGLSDALAFSLSIHVAGLMSGVVLVLALTPLLAGSAARASLRTRI is encoded by the coding sequence ATGCCATCACCGCTCCCCCGCCTCGGCCGCCCGTGGCCTCGGCCTGTCCGCTACCTCCTGGCTCTCCTGGGTGGCGCCGGCCTTGTCGCCCTCGCCCTGGGCCTCGGGTGGATCGACTTCTCATCGGCCGCGCGCACCGCCCGGCAGATGGCCGGCCTGGATCCGTGGTTCGCCGCCGGTGTCGTACTCCTGTTCACCTGCGCCGGGGCGCTCCGGGGCCTTGTCTTCTGGCTGGTGCTCCGGTCCAGCGGATCTGGGATCCGCCTTCGCCGGGTGCTCCTGGCCCAGGGTGTCGGCTCCACCGCGGGGGCGGGCCTTCCCGGCCCGGTAACGGACTCCCTGAGGGTCTTCCTGATCCGCGACGAGCACACGCCCATCCCGCAGATCGTCGGGGCGCTCGGGCTCCAGAAGGTCCTCGAGGCCCTCTGCGGGTTCTTCTTCATCGGGGCGCTCGCGCCGATGCTCCCGCTGCCCTCCGGGCTTGCCCACCTCAGCTGGTTCCCGGTCGTCCTGCTGGGCGCCGGCCTCCTCGCGGCTTTGGTCGCCCGCCGCGGCTGGTCGCCCGCTCCCCGCTCGGGCCGCATCGCCCTGAGACTACGGAGGGTCGCGACCGAGCTGATGACCGGCGCTCACGCACTTCGCTCGGCCCGGACCGTCGTCGGCCTCTGCCTGATCGAGCTCATGGCGATCTTCCTGAACGTCCTCGGGCTCTGGCTCCTGCTGAACGCCTTCTGGTCGACCGGACCGGCGCTGGCGCTCTGTGTCTTCCTCCTGGTGAAGGTCAGCTCCCTCGTGCCGACGATCGGTGGACTCGGCACCCGGGAGGCGGCCCTCATCCCGGTCATCTCCAGCGTCCTCGCCGCGGGACTGTCGGATGCCCTGGCCTTCTCGCTGAGCATCCATGTCGCCGGCCTGATGTCCGGGGTGGTCCTGGTCCTCGCCCTCACGCCGCTCCTTGCCGGCTCCGCCGCGCGCGCTTCGCTCAGAACCCGCATCTGA
- a CDS encoding zinc metalloprotease HtpX — protein sequence MQREMGVTSNIVKTFLLLAALTGLLLAIGFLIGGAGGLVVFAAIAIVFNFVMYWFSGKMALKMSRAVEVSEAEEPELHRMIAQLAERAGVPKPGVYVTPAEQPNAFATGRNPSHASIAVTAGIQRALSQRELEGVLAHEMAHIKNRDILIASIAAMVAGAISAIANFLQFSLFFGGDDDNPLGLIGTLATIILAPIAAVIIQLAVSRQREFVADATGAELIGDPNPLADALETLHRGAAAIPMRVNPSAAPLFIVNPLAANARGGGGGGIGRLFSTHPPMEERVARLRRMAGASSMEIQNF from the coding sequence ATGCAAAGAGAGATGGGTGTCACCTCCAACATCGTCAAGACCTTCCTGCTGCTTGCGGCCCTCACGGGTCTGCTGCTGGCGATCGGCTTCCTGATCGGCGGGGCCGGCGGCCTCGTGGTGTTCGCCGCCATCGCGATCGTCTTCAACTTCGTCATGTACTGGTTCAGCGGCAAGATGGCGCTGAAGATGAGCCGTGCGGTGGAGGTCAGCGAGGCCGAGGAGCCGGAGCTGCACCGCATGATCGCGCAGCTCGCCGAGCGCGCCGGCGTGCCGAAGCCCGGCGTCTACGTGACGCCCGCCGAGCAGCCGAACGCCTTCGCGACCGGCCGGAACCCGTCGCACGCGTCGATCGCCGTGACGGCCGGCATCCAGCGGGCCCTGAGTCAGCGTGAGCTCGAGGGCGTCCTCGCCCACGAGATGGCGCACATCAAGAACCGGGACATCCTCATCGCGAGCATCGCGGCGATGGTGGCGGGCGCGATCTCCGCGATCGCGAACTTCCTGCAGTTCTCCCTGTTCTTCGGTGGCGACGACGACAACCCGCTCGGCCTGATCGGCACGCTCGCGACGATCATCCTCGCGCCGATCGCCGCGGTCATCATCCAGCTCGCCGTGTCCCGTCAGCGCGAGTTCGTGGCGGACGCGACCGGCGCCGAGCTGATCGGCGACCCGAACCCGCTCGCCGACGCCCTGGAGACGCTGCACCGCGGCGCGGCGGCGATCCCGATGCGGGTCAACCCGTCGGCAGCCCCGCTGTTCATCGTGAACCCGCTGGCGGCGAACGCCCGTGGCGGGGGCGGAGGCGGCATCGGCAGGCTGTTCTCGACCCACCCGCCGATGGAGGAGCGCGTCGCGCGCCTCCGCCGGATGGCCGGCGCGTCGAGCATGGAGATCCAGAACTTCTAG